The Actinomycetes bacterium nucleotide sequence GCGTTCATCGACGCGCTGATCAACCAGATGGTCGCCGAGGAGAACGTGGATCCCGAGCGCATCTACATGGCCGGCTTCTCCAACGGCGGGATGTTCACGTTCCTGTATGCCTGCCTCGCCCCCGGCCTGCTCGCAGGGGCGGCGTCGGTTGCCGGCACCAACTTCTCGGATTGCGAGCCAGACGGCTCGGTCGACTTCCTGCAGGTGTCCGGTCGAGACGACCCGGTGGTACCGGTGCTCGGTGGTGAGTCGAGCCTCACCAACGTGCCCGAGGTGCCGTCGGTGGAGCAGTCGCTTCTCGACATGGCCGCAGCGGCGGGGTGCGACGACCCCAAGGGCTTCGAGGTCAACGGCGTGATGTCGTTCCAGGACGGTGGCTGCGAGGGTGGCACGAGCGTGCGGTTCGACGTGCTGGAGGGTTTCGGGCACCAGTGGCCCGGTGAAGAGAACTCGCCCAATTACGTGGCTGTCGACAAGATCACCGAGTTCTGGGGGCTGTAGCCGCAGCGCGCGGGAGCGCTCAGGCCCGCAACCGTCACGGGATCCCTTGTGAGCGCAGCCCCTTGGCGATCACGGTGCGAAGGATGTCGTTGGTACCCTCGCCGATCGCCATGAGTGGCGCATCCCTGTACAGCCGCTCCACCTCGAACTCGGTGGAGTAGCCGTATCCGCCGTGGACCCGCATGCTCTCGAGGCTTGCTTCCAGCGCCACTTCCGAGGCGAAGAGCTTGGCCATTGCAGACTCGGTGGCGGCGTCGTGACCGCTGTCGAGCCTGCGGGCCGCCCACCAGGTGAGCGAACGCGCGGCCTGCACCTTGGTGGCCATGTCGGCGAGCTTGAGCTGCACGGCCTGGAATTCTCCGATCGGGCGACCGAAGGCCTCCCGATCACCGGAGTAGGACAGGGCTTCCTCCAGCGCCCGGTGCGCAACGCCGACCGCCCGGGCCGCGATGTTGACCCGGCCGGTCTGCAGTCCGGATATGGCCTGGGACATCCCTGTCCCCTCGACGCCCCCCAGCAGGTCACCGACCGGCACCCGGGCCTCGTCGAACACGACCTCGCAGGTCTCCGGGCCCTTGTAGCCGAGCTTGCCGAGATCCCTTGTGATCGTCATCCCGGAAGTGTCGGCGGACACGAGCAGGATCGACATGCCCCGGTGCGACGGTGATGCGTCCGGATCGGTCTTCACCAGCAGCGGCAGCGGGTCGGCGTGGCGTGCGTTGGTGATCCAGGTCTTCGTGCCACTCACCACGTACTCATCGCCGTCGCGCACCGCTCGGGTCTTGATGCCCTGCAGGTCCGAGCCGGCGTCGGGCTCTGTCAGCGCCAGGCCGGATCGCCTCTCGCCGGATGCCAGTGATCGCAGGTGGCGCGCCTTCTGTTCCTCGGTGCCGTGGACCGCGATGAGCTTGCACGCCATGCCGTGGCTGCCGATCATGCCGGCGATCCCCATCCAGCCTCTCGACAGCTCCTCGAACACCAGGGCGAGGGTGACGGTGTCGACGCCGAGGCCTCCCCACTCGGTGGGCACCGTGAGGCCGAACAGGCCCATGGCGGCCATCTTCTCGACTATCTCGGTCGGGTAGGTGCCCGACTGTTCCATCTCTCGGGCAACCGGGCGAACCTCGCGGTCCGTGAAGTCCCTGATCAGCTGCCGGAACTCGCGCTGTTGGGCGTCGAGCTGGTCCTCCATCGGCCGGAGGTTACAGGCGGGCCGCTGCTGTGGCAGGCTCAAGGCATGACAGATCTGCCAGCACTCGACCAGCCTCAGGCCTACGTGGTGGTCGGCCCAGATGACCAGCGCGGTCCCTACACGCTCGAACTCCTGATCAGCGAGGTGGTCGCAGGGCGTCTCAACGACAACACGCCGGTGTGGTGGCCGGGCATGGCCGACTGGACCACCATGTCCGGCCACGCCGGCATCGCCGCCGAAATCGAGCGGCGACGCAACCCGGCTCCGGCTCCGGAACCCGAACCGACGGCATTCGCGCCCCCGGTCGAGGCGCCGGCCCCGGCGGAGCCCGCGCCCGCTGCGCCGCCGGCCGGGCAGTACGAGAGCTACGAGTACGGCTATGGCCAGTCGGGAGGCGGATACCCTGCTGCGGCTTCGCCTGGCCAGGACTACTCCACAGGCGCGTACCAGGCCGAGGAGACCGTCAGTGCGCAGCCCGACATCTCACCGGATCCCTCGCCCGCAGCTTTCGGGGCCGTCACCTCAGAGGATGCTCCGTCGAGCTTCGCCCCCAACCCCGCCGAGGGTCAGGACGCGGTGCAGCTCGCAGGTGAGACGGTTGCCGCCGATGTTGCCGGCGAGGACGCCGGCGTGTTCGGAGTGGGCGCCACCACCACCGAGCCGTTCGGCACCGAAGGCGCGATCGAGGTGCCGGCGGTCGAGGTGACTCCTGCCGACTTCGTCGCGGTCGACACCGGTCCCCAGGTGGGCTACCGGGCCTCCGGCGCCGCCGAAGGCCTGGACCCGGTGCACGGCACGGCCTTCGCCGAGCTGATCCGCCGCAGCCGTGCCCGCGCCGACGCGGCCGCCATCGTCGACTCGGTGGACCAGGCCATCACCGGTGCAGTTGCGGCGGCTGCTGCCGCCCAGGGCTTCGAAGCCGTCAACCGCGACGACACTGGCGACCGCCACGACATGTCGTTCCGCGCGGCTGACAACACCACCGTCGAGGTCTCGGTCGGTCGGGTCACCGGGGCGGACATGGCAGTGCGCGACGGTCATGTCGACCTCGATGTGTCATGCACGTCAACCACCTACGCGGGCTCCATGGACGCGGGTACCGGAGAACATGGCGAGATCACCGTGCGCGCTGCAGAGTACGGCGGGGCTTCGATCGCCAGCGTCTCGCTCATGCTGCCGCTGGCGGACTACGTCAGCGCCGACATGGTCACCGATGAAGGCGCCCTGCGCCGCGACCTCGAGGCGACCGTTGCATCGGTGAGGGCTCGCCTGGCGTGACGCCACTGCGCCGACTCTGGATCTCACTCCTGCTTGTTGCAGGAGTGCTCGTGCTGGGCCTGGTCGGCTACCTGCTGCTCGGTTTCGGGCTGGTCAACTCGGTCTACCAGACCGTGATCACCATCTCGACGGTCGGTTTCACCGAGGTCGAGCAGTTCGGCAGCGCAGAGAAGTGGTTCACGATCGTGATCATCTTCCTCGGGTTCGCCGCGATGGTGTTCTCGGTCGGTCAGGTGGTCGAGTTCATCGTCGAGGGACACCTGCAAAAGACATTCGGGAGGCGTCGAATGGACAAGTCAATCGCCCAGATGTCGGGCCACATCGTGCTGTGCGGATGGGGGAGGGTCGGTCAGTCCTTCGCGGATCACCTCAGTGCAACCGCCGACCTGGTCGTCATCGACAGCGACGCGGCCAAGCTGGCCACATGTCCGTACCCCCACGTCCTGGGCAATGCCACTGACGACGCAGCGCTGACCACTGCGGGCTTGCAGCGCTGCGGCACGCTGATCGCGGCTCTGGCCACCGACGCCGACAACCTGTTCGTCGTGCTCTCGGCCCGCGCGGCCAACCCGGACACGTTCATCCTGGCCCGCGCCCGCGCGGAGTCGACAGCCGAGAAGATGCTGCGCGCCGGCGCCGACCGCGTGGTCAACCCTCACGAGTTGGGCGGGTCACGCATGGCAGCCCTGGTCGCCCAGCCGCACGTGTCGGAGTTCGTGGACGTGGTGATGCACGAGGGCGGCATCGAGTTCCAGTTGGCCGAGGTGGAACTGCCGGAGGGGTCACCGCTCGTCGGGCACACACTCGGCGGCGCCCACCTGCGCGCCAGCACGGGAGCGCTCGTACTGGCCATGCGGAACCGGGACGGCTCGTTCACCACCAACCCGGCCAGCGATACGCCGCTCGAGGGTGGTCAGATACTGATCGCCATCGGCACCGAATCGCAGCTCGAGCAGCTCCGTGCCGCCACGTCGCGAGGCCGGGGGATCACACCTGGCGTCGACCCCGCTCGGTAACGGCCTTGCGTGCCGCGTCGAGGTCACCACCTCCGCGCGAGGTGAGCCACTCGCCGCTGCGCCGCGCCTCCATCTGGAACGCCTCCGCCCTCGTGCAGTCCGCCGCCGCGTCGTATGTCGCCAGCACGTGCTGGACTGCGGCCGGCTCGGCCTCGGCCACATCCCTGGCCAGCCGCGTTGCGGCCGCCATCAGCTCCTCGTGGGGCACGACGTGGTTGACCAGACCCCACTCGCACGCCGTCGTGGCGTCGAGGAAGTTTCCGGTGGCGGACAGCTCCTTGGCCCGCCGCACACCCACGGCCTCGGCGAGGTTCACGGTGAGTCCCCAACCCGGCATGATGCCAACCCTCGCGTGGGTGTCGGCGAAGCGGGCGTGTTCGGAAGCGACCAGGAAGTCACACGCGAGCGCCAGTTCGAATCCGCCGGTGATGGCGACGCCATTGATTGCGCCGATCACCGGGGTCTGCATCGTGGGGATCGGCCTGCGGAGCTCGAAGCCCTGGTCGCGGCCGCCTGACAACGCCGATGGGTCACCGGCGAGTTCCTTCAGGTCGAGCCCGGCGCAGAACGCAGGGTCAGACCCGGTGAGCACGACTGCTGCGACGGTGGGGTCGGCCTCCAGGTCTGCCATCGCGGTGTGCAGCTCGGCGCGCAGGGCTGCGTCAAGGGCATTGCGGGCACCGGGTCGGTTGAGCGTGACGGTCGCGACTCCGTCACGCGAATCGGACAGCAGGATCTCGGACATGTCAGTCGTTCACCTCGGTCGGTGGAAGGAACTCCAGGGGCAGGTCCCCGAGCTTCACGAGTGTGGACGAGATCCATCCCCCGATGGCGCTGAAGTGGTCATCGAGGATCGACCCGTCGGCGAGGGCGGCCTCGGCCAGCTCGTAGCTGCCCTCGTAGGAGACCTCGAATGCATGCTCGCTCTCGGTGAGCCCGGTGTTGTGCACGGTCTCCACGGTCGGCCCGGAGCGGTGGAGCCGCTCACCGGAGATGTCGGGGCTTTCGACGGGAATCGCCTCCAGCACGTCCTTTGGTTCGGGTGACTTCACGAGCCGCTGGATGCGCAGCACCACTTCGATGTCGATGCGGGGCAGCTCCGTGAGTTCCTCGTCGATGTACCAAGACCGGTAGGCGGCTTGTGACCAGGTGGGCCAGTCGAGCGTGAGGTCCGCTCGCACCCGTGGAGGCGTGCCCTCGCCCGGCAGGCCGTAGCTGGTCTCCCATGTGAGGTCACCGAGCAGCACGTCGGCCTGCAGCCGCTCCTCGAAGGCCTGGCGTTCCAACAGTGCGCGCTCGAGCGCATCGCGCAGTGCGCCTATGGCGTCGGTGAAGACGTGGTCGAGCACGCCCGCAACCTACATGCTGCGCCGGGTTGGTCAGACCGAGGGGAGGGCTTCGACGTCGATGTCGAAGAGGATCTGGTGGCCGGCTGTGACAGCTGCGGCCAGCGAATGCACCTTGGGGAGCAGCTGCTCACAGAAGAACCGTGCCGTGGTGACCTTGGCCTGCAGGTAGGCGGTGTCGGCACCTTCCTCGTCGAGTTGGTCGACGGCCGCCACCGCCTGGCGGGCCATGGTCCAGCCGCCGGCTGTGAGGCCGAACATCTCCAGGTACGGCGTGGCGCCGGCAAGGGCGTCACGCGGGTCGGCCAGGCCGTTCTCCATGATCCAGTCGGTCGTGTCCTGGAGTCGATCGAGCGCGGCTTCGAGCTCCCGCTCGGTGTCCGACAGCTCCTCGACCTTGCCGAGCTCTACCAGGACCCCGCGCATCTCGGCCATGAGGTCGGCGAAGGCGCCGCCCATCCGGAGCCCGATCTTGCGGCCCACGAGGTCCATCGCCTGAATGCCGTTGGTGCCTTCGTAGATCGCGGTGATGCGCTGGTCGCGGAAGTGCTGGGACACACCGGACTCCTCTATGTATCCCATGCCGCCGTATACCTGGACGGCCAGCGAGTTGACCCGCAACCCGGTGTCGCTGCACCACGACTTGGCTACAGGGGTCAGCAGCTCCACGGACTCGCGATGCCGGTCTGACTCTTCGCCCTCGCTCACCTTCGACAGGTCCAGGCACGAGGCCGTGTGCACCGAGAGGTTGCGCATCGCCTCGATGGACGACTTCATCTCGAGCAGCATGCGCCGCACGTCAGGGTGCACCACGATCGGCACCGGGCCGGGGGTGTCGCCACCGATCTCGCTGCCCTGGGTGCGCTCGGATGCATAGTCGACGGCCTTCTGGTATCCGGCATCTGCGATGCCGGTGGCCTGTACCGCGACCGCGAGGCGCGCTGCGTTCATCATGGTGAACATCGCGCGCATGCCCTGGTTCTCCTCGCCGATGAGCCAACCGATGGCGCCGTCATCGTCGCCGAAGCTCATCACGCACGTGGGGGAGGAGTGGATGCCCATCTTCTCCTCGATGGACACGCAACTGACGTCGTTGGGCTCCGCGGGGTTGCCGTCGGCGTCGGGGAGGAACTTGGGTACCAGGAACAGCGAGATGCCCTTGGTTCCCGGGGGAGCGTCGGGCGTGCGGGCAAGGACGAGGTGCACGATGTTCTTCACGAGGTCGTTGTCACCGAAGGAGATGAAGATCTTCGTGCCCGTGATGCGGAAGCTGCCATCGCCGACCGGGACGGCCTTGGTGCTCGAAAGGCCCACGTCGGACCCGGCGTGCGGTTCGGTCAGGTTCATCGTGCCCGACCACTGGCCGCGGACCATCTTCGTCAGGTAGACCTCCTTCTGTTCCTCGGTTCCCCATGCCTCGAGCAGTTCGCATGCACCGGTCGTGAGGCCGGGGAGCATCGCGAACGCGGCATTGGAGCCGGAGGACACCTCGGAGCCGACGCTGAACACCGAGGCCGGGAACCCCATGCCGCCGTACTCCGGTTCGAGGTTGAAGCCCTGCCAACCACCCTCCACGAACTTGTCCCACGCAGGCTTGAACGACTCGGGCGTGGTCACGCCTTCGGGGGTCCACGTGAGCCCTTCGGTGTCGCCGTCGCGGTCGGTGGGCGCCCAGACCTCGGCCATGAAGCGGCTGTGCTCGTCGATGACGGCTTCGAGCGTCTCGGGGTCTACGTGCCCGTAGCGCTCGTGCGCAGTCAGCTCTTCGAGGCGGCCGAAGTGCTCCAGCGCGTATTTCAGGTCCTTCACGGGCGGTCGGTAGTCGCTCATGACCCGTATGTTACCGGCGGGTAACCGGCCAAAAGCAACCCCCTCGGGCAGATCTTCCCAACGTCAGGGCCGCGGTTCACCGCCGGTGGGGTGGGGGCTCATGACTGCCAGAGGCGCTGATACGCCGGTTTGCCTGCCGCGGATCCCGGCGATCCGGCGGCCCGGCTGGACTGCGTCCCTGGGTGTGCTGCACAGCTCACCCATGGTCTCGGCTGTGGCATCGAGGTCCTCGCTCACCAGTGCCAGGCCGAAGAACCGGGCCGGCCCCTGTGTGGTTGGCTCGCCCTCGTCTGGGCCCACGAGTTCCAGGATCACGTCGCCGAGCCAGAAGAACACCTGCCGCATCGGCGAGCCATAGCTGTCGGTGGACCGGCCACCGCGTCGCTCGAGTCCCAAGGCCTCGAGCACGCCCACGGTGTGCTCCACGTCACCGGTGCTGATCACGATGTGGTCGATCGATCCGATGCCGTTGGCATGCGGTGTCGGATCGGGGTCGGACGACTGTGGCGGGCCGAGCAGTGCCAGGCCGTCCACATCAGCCTCGTCGGCCAGTCCCTCGATGCTCCAGCCCTCGAAGCCCGCGCCGCTGCCTGTCAGCTCCACGAGCGTGTTGGCGAGCAGCACCGTGCCGGAGCCGCTGGCTCCGTCGACGGTGAACCCGAGCGCGGCCCAGGATTCGGGGGAATCCCCGAGACGGACGCTGAGCAGCTGGCTCAGGAGTTGCGGCCCAGGTTGGGCTTGCGGCCGTGGTTGGCCTTCTTGCGGCGCGCGTTGGCCTTCTTCTTCTGGGTGCGCTTCGACATAGGGGTGCAACGTTAGCGCGCAGGCCCTCACGCGGCGAAGGCGGCGGACCACTCGAGCAGCGCGTCCGCATCCCACGTGTTCACCACGGACTCGGCGGGGATTCCCATCTCGGTTGCCTTGTCGCACCCCCAGGCCTGCCACTCGAGCTGGCCGGGCGCATGCGCATCGGTGTCGATGGAGAAAAGGCAATCCCACTCGAGGGCCAGCGCGATCAACTCGTCGGGCGGGTCGCGGCGCTCGGGTCGGCAGTTGATCTCGACCGCGGTGTCGAACCGCGAACATGCGGCGAACACGATCTCGGCATCGAACGCCGACGGCGGTCGCCCCGTGCCGAGCACCTTGCGCCCCGTGCAGTGCCCGAGGATGTCGACGTGGGGGCTGGCGATCGCCCTCACCATCCGCTGAGTCATCTCCGGTTCCGCCATGCGGAGCTTGGAATGCACCGATGCGACCACGATGTCGAGTTCGCCCAGCACCACTTCGGGCAGGTCGAGCGTGCCGTCGACGAGGATGTCGACCTCCATGCCGGTGAGGATGCGGAATGGCGCCAGGTCGGCACGAAGCCTGTCGATCTCGCCGAGCTGGTCGCGCAGGCGTTCGACCGACAGGCCGTGCGCGACCGTGAGCCGCTGCGAGTGGTCGGTGATTGCCATGTACTCGTGTCCGAGGTCGGCGGCCGTCTCGGCCATCTCGCGCACCGACGCACCCCCGTCGGACCAGGCGGTGTGGCAATGCAGGTCGGCCTTGAGGGCGTTGCGCAGCTCGGTGCCGACCGTTGGCTCGCAGGCCGACTCCTCTTCGAGGCGGGCGAGGTACGCGGACGGCCCACCGGTGACTCCATCAGCGATCACGGAGCCGGTGGACTTCCCGATTCCGGCCAGTTCGGTGAGGGTGCCCGACTCCACACGATGCTGCAGCTCGCCCGGTGCGAGTCCCGCGACGATGTCGGCCGCATTGCGG carries:
- a CDS encoding alpha/beta fold hydrolase codes for the protein MRRCLTASATVLFVALVAGSCSWFGTDVGVDGVDVGIVEIDGQHGRDAVVVAPKGHRDDPVEKLPLVVVLHGLGGNGLSFAQETEWPRAARDRGFVAAFPQGFDESWNAGRCCGAAVGDNVNDVAFIDALINQMVAEENVDPERIYMAGFSNGGMFTFLYACLAPGLLAGAASVAGTNFSDCEPDGSVDFLQVSGRDDPVVPVLGGESSLTNVPEVPSVEQSLLDMAAAAGCDDPKGFEVNGVMSFQDGGCEGGTSVRFDVLEGFGHQWPGEENSPNYVAVDKITEFWGL
- a CDS encoding acyl-CoA dehydrogenase, which translates into the protein MEDQLDAQQREFRQLIRDFTDREVRPVAREMEQSGTYPTEIVEKMAAMGLFGLTVPTEWGGLGVDTVTLALVFEELSRGWMGIAGMIGSHGMACKLIAVHGTEEQKARHLRSLASGERRSGLALTEPDAGSDLQGIKTRAVRDGDEYVVSGTKTWITNARHADPLPLLVKTDPDASPSHRGMSILLVSADTSGMTITRDLGKLGYKGPETCEVVFDEARVPVGDLLGGVEGTGMSQAISGLQTGRVNIAARAVGVAHRALEEALSYSGDREAFGRPIGEFQAVQLKLADMATKVQAARSLTWWAARRLDSGHDAATESAMAKLFASEVALEASLESMRVHGGYGYSTEFEVERLYRDAPLMAIGEGTNDILRTVIAKGLRSQGIP
- a CDS encoding DUF4339 domain-containing protein, which gives rise to MTDLPALDQPQAYVVVGPDDQRGPYTLELLISEVVAGRLNDNTPVWWPGMADWTTMSGHAGIAAEIERRRNPAPAPEPEPTAFAPPVEAPAPAEPAPAAPPAGQYESYEYGYGQSGGGYPAAASPGQDYSTGAYQAEETVSAQPDISPDPSPAAFGAVTSEDAPSSFAPNPAEGQDAVQLAGETVAADVAGEDAGVFGVGATTTEPFGTEGAIEVPAVEVTPADFVAVDTGPQVGYRASGAAEGLDPVHGTAFAELIRRSRARADAAAIVDSVDQAITGAVAAAAAAQGFEAVNRDDTGDRHDMSFRAADNTTVEVSVGRVTGADMAVRDGHVDLDVSCTSTTYAGSMDAGTGEHGEITVRAAEYGGASIASVSLMLPLADYVSADMVTDEGALRRDLEATVASVRARLA
- a CDS encoding potassium channel protein, with the protein product MTPLRRLWISLLLVAGVLVLGLVGYLLLGFGLVNSVYQTVITISTVGFTEVEQFGSAEKWFTIVIIFLGFAAMVFSVGQVVEFIVEGHLQKTFGRRRMDKSIAQMSGHIVLCGWGRVGQSFADHLSATADLVVIDSDAAKLATCPYPHVLGNATDDAALTTAGLQRCGTLIAALATDADNLFVVLSARAANPDTFILARARAESTAEKMLRAGADRVVNPHELGGSRMAALVAQPHVSEFVDVVMHEGGIEFQLAEVELPEGSPLVGHTLGGAHLRASTGALVLAMRNRDGSFTTNPASDTPLEGGQILIAIGTESQLEQLRAATSRGRGITPGVDPAR
- a CDS encoding enoyl-CoA hydratase, which codes for MSEILLSDSRDGVATVTLNRPGARNALDAALRAELHTAMADLEADPTVAAVVLTGSDPAFCAGLDLKELAGDPSALSGGRDQGFELRRPIPTMQTPVIGAINGVAITGGFELALACDFLVASEHARFADTHARVGIMPGWGLTVNLAEAVGVRRAKELSATGNFLDATTACEWGLVNHVVPHEELMAAATRLARDVAEAEPAAVQHVLATYDAAADCTRAEAFQMEARRSGEWLTSRGGGDLDAARKAVTERGRRQV
- a CDS encoding acyl-CoA dehydrogenase, which gives rise to MSDYRPPVKDLKYALEHFGRLEELTAHERYGHVDPETLEAVIDEHSRFMAEVWAPTDRDGDTEGLTWTPEGVTTPESFKPAWDKFVEGGWQGFNLEPEYGGMGFPASVFSVGSEVSSGSNAAFAMLPGLTTGACELLEAWGTEEQKEVYLTKMVRGQWSGTMNLTEPHAGSDVGLSSTKAVPVGDGSFRITGTKIFISFGDNDLVKNIVHLVLARTPDAPPGTKGISLFLVPKFLPDADGNPAEPNDVSCVSIEEKMGIHSSPTCVMSFGDDDGAIGWLIGEENQGMRAMFTMMNAARLAVAVQATGIADAGYQKAVDYASERTQGSEIGGDTPGPVPIVVHPDVRRMLLEMKSSIEAMRNLSVHTASCLDLSKVSEGEESDRHRESVELLTPVAKSWCSDTGLRVNSLAVQVYGGMGYIEESGVSQHFRDQRITAIYEGTNGIQAMDLVGRKIGLRMGGAFADLMAEMRGVLVELGKVEELSDTERELEAALDRLQDTTDWIMENGLADPRDALAGATPYLEMFGLTAGGWTMARQAVAAVDQLDEEGADTAYLQAKVTTARFFCEQLLPKVHSLAAAVTAGHQILFDIDVEALPSV
- a CDS encoding VOC family protein, whose translation is MLLANTLVELTGSGAGFEGWSIEGLADEADVDGLALLGPPQSSDPDPTPHANGIGSIDHIVISTGDVEHTVGVLEALGLERRGGRSTDSYGSPMRQVFFWLGDVILELVGPDEGEPTTQGPARFFGLALVSEDLDATAETMGELCSTPRDAVQPGRRIAGIRGRQTGVSAPLAVMSPHPTGGEPRP
- a CDS encoding PHP domain-containing protein; the encoded protein is MGDGVTDPATQAAAAALRKAVYYLDRGLAPGQKVRAFRNAADIVAGLAPGELQHRVESGTLTELAGIGKSTGSVIADGVTGGPSAYLARLEEESACEPTVGTELRNALKADLHCHTAWSDGGASVREMAETAADLGHEYMAITDHSQRLTVAHGLSVERLRDQLGEIDRLRADLAPFRILTGMEVDILVDGTLDLPEVVLGELDIVVASVHSKLRMAEPEMTQRMVRAIASPHVDILGHCTGRKVLGTGRPPSAFDAEIVFAACSRFDTAVEINCRPERRDPPDELIALALEWDCLFSIDTDAHAPGQLEWQAWGCDKATEMGIPAESVVNTWDADALLEWSAAFAA